GGTTGTCAACCGAAGGCAAACTATATACCTGCCTCTTTGCAGAAAGTGGCCACGATTTGCGAGCACTGATGCAAAGCGGGAAAACAGATCAAGAAATTTCTACTGCCCTTGCACACCTATGGCGGTTACGCGCGGATCGCTATTCAGAATTGCGAAGTGCAAACACCAAGAGCAAGACACAAACGGGCAAAAAGATTGAAATGTCTTATATTGGAGGATAGTTTGCAAGTACGCATCTGTCTGCCAGATGCGTCAAAACCGCTCATCCAGACAGCACTTCCCATAGCAAGCGGAACTCAAAATCAGTCTGGTAATGATGTTGTAATCTTCAACGCTTTATCCGGCCGCCAAACTTAGCAAAGGACACTTCATGGAATCTAAGTTTTTGTCCACCCTGGAAACAATGGGTGATTATGACCCCAACTCAATGCCAGTGGAACAAGCACGCCAGCTTATCCAACAGTTTCTCGCGCCACTCGCGGAGAGTGAATCGATCAACGTGAGCGATGCATTGCATCGCACGTTGGCAGCAGACATACTTTCCCCTATGAATGTGCCGCCACACAACTACTCAGCAATGGATGGTTACGCTGTGCGCAGTAACGACTTAACAACTGCTCCTAGCAAACTCGCCATTATCGGCAGTGCCTATGCTGGACGCATGTTTGAGGGTCATGTTGCTGCAGGCGAATGTGTACGCATTATGACTGGCGCCCTCATTCCTGAAGGTTGTGATAGCGTGGTGATGCAAGAGCACGTTCAGGTCGCCGGATCCTTTATTGAAATAGGGGAAGGGCACCTCCGTGGTCAGAACATTCGCTTAGTCGGGGAAGATATTACGCAGGGTGCTACGGTGCTGACTCGCGGACAGATCATTCGCCCCGCCGAGATGGGCCTGCTGGCTTCGCTTGGTTTAAGTGATGTTAAAGTTTATCGCAAACTAAAAGTTGCGCTACTTTCAACCGGTGACGAATTGCAGCAACCGGGAACACCATTGGCTCCTGGTCAAATTTATAACAGTAATCGCTATTCCCTGTTAGGCATGTTGGGCGAACTAGGCGTGGAAATTATCGACATGGGTACCATTCGTGACGACAAAGCCAGTCTCAAAGTCGCCTTGCTAGACGCTGCAGCGCGGGCTGATGTCATTATAACCAGCGGCGGAGTTTCAGTAGGTGAGGCTGACTATATCAAGCAACTGTTAGCGGAAATTGGCGAGGTTGTGTTCTGGAAAATAGCCATGAAACCAGGCAAGCCACTTGCTTATGGCAAGATCGGGACTTGTCATTTTTTTGGATTACCAGGTAACCCCGTTGCAGTCATGGTAACTTTCCAGCAGTTCGTTCGCGACGCTTTACGGGTACTTATGGGGCAACAACCCAAACTAATCCTTGAATTCCAGGCTACCTGCATCAGCCCTATCCGAAAAGTTCCCGGACGCACAGAGTTTCAGCGCGGCATTCTCAGTCAAGATAAAAACGGCGGATGGATAGTACATACAACGGGTGCTCAATGCTCCGGCATTCTCAGCTCAATGAGCAAAGCCAATTGTTTCATTGTGTTACCTGTATCACAGGGAAACATTGAAGCAGGTTGTGCTGTTCGAGTACAACCATTTTAACTATACCAAGGCACGGTCCGAGCATGTAAACTAAGCCATTCTGCAAAAACTTTGTAGATGCAAATTACCTGTTACGGATATTTTTTTCATAACCAAACTATTTCATATTATGAAAATACTCTCCTGATAAATTCTTGGGAATATTAAAAAAGCCAGTAAATCCCGCTAGAAATATTTGAAGCTCTTTAGCCTATAGAAGATAAATATGCAAAATGAAACTGATGAATCCATAATCATAGCAACAATGGACAATGATTTAGAGGGAATAAAGAACGCAATTAAACTTGGCGGGGATATAAACATTCAAGATTTTTTTGGAAAAACGGCGTTGCACTATGTGGAAAGTGTAGAGGCGGCACAACTGTTGGTTGACAACGGAGCTGATCCAAACATCGTTGATTATAATAATCGTCCACCCATATTCGATGTTAACGATCCCGAACTTGCAATATTTTTAATCGATCACGGTGCCGACGCTAAATTTCAAGATAAAGATGGCTTAACCGCCTTGTATATATGGGTGGACTTCCCTAAAGTGGCTAAACGTTTATTAGTTGCAGGGGCCAGCCCCAATGTCCAACTTGAAACAGGAAGTATGATTATTAAAAAAGGAAATACCGTTTTGCATAAGGTGGGAAATCTGGAATCTGCCCAGCTTTTAATTGAATATGGTGCGAATATCACAATTAAAAATATTGAAAGAGCAACCGCCGACCAAACAACAAAGGGTGAAATACAACGCTATCTTAAATCTGTGCGTGAACAAAATAGCTTGTTACCAATCGATGCTCAGCTAAAATTTAGTGAGCCTATATCGAATAATACCGACAGCCGACTAATTGGAGATACAACCGTTTATCACAGTAAGCCTTGATATTTAAATTAATTTTTTTCAATTAGCAGTTATAGCAATGGGTAACGCGCGCGGGTTACAATAAAACACAAAATTCCTCCGCGCAAAATAGACATTCTGTCCTTCTAAGTTTCAACACATCTGGTTCATCGTTACTCTGCCAACGCAACCGTCTTGATCATGGCATACACGACAAGTCCTTTACGTAAG
This genomic interval from Candidatus Nitrotoga sp. AM1P contains the following:
- the moeA gene encoding molybdopterin molybdotransferase MoeA, whose protein sequence is MESKFLSTLETMGDYDPNSMPVEQARQLIQQFLAPLAESESINVSDALHRTLAADILSPMNVPPHNYSAMDGYAVRSNDLTTAPSKLAIIGSAYAGRMFEGHVAAGECVRIMTGALIPEGCDSVVMQEHVQVAGSFIEIGEGHLRGQNIRLVGEDITQGATVLTRGQIIRPAEMGLLASLGLSDVKVYRKLKVALLSTGDELQQPGTPLAPGQIYNSNRYSLLGMLGELGVEIIDMGTIRDDKASLKVALLDAAARADVIITSGGVSVGEADYIKQLLAEIGEVVFWKIAMKPGKPLAYGKIGTCHFFGLPGNPVAVMVTFQQFVRDALRVLMGQQPKLILEFQATCISPIRKVPGRTEFQRGILSQDKNGGWIVHTTGAQCSGILSSMSKANCFIVLPVSQGNIEAGCAVRVQPF
- a CDS encoding ankyrin repeat domain-containing protein, with amino-acid sequence MQNETDESIIIATMDNDLEGIKNAIKLGGDINIQDFFGKTALHYVESVEAAQLLVDNGADPNIVDYNNRPPIFDVNDPELAIFLIDHGADAKFQDKDGLTALYIWVDFPKVAKRLLVAGASPNVQLETGSMIIKKGNTVLHKVGNLESAQLLIEYGANITIKNIERATADQTTKGEIQRYLKSVREQNSLLPIDAQLKFSEPISNNTDSRLIGDTTVYHSKP